Proteins co-encoded in one Spartobacteria bacterium genomic window:
- a CDS encoding biotin--[acetyl-CoA-carboxylase] ligase, translated as MNTTKADILQRLRAAGAEKKWLSSEAVCTELHITRAAVSKHVKSLKDKGYLIQSAPRRGYLFVAPPDRLFPAEIRHGLNTKIVGQQEIHYYETTESTNSCAKEAAIHQCPEGTLFVAETQSKGRGRMGRHWFSGTGTAICFSVVLRPAVSPGFASFIPLMAAVAVADGILEATGLQLEVKWPNDLLYEGKKAVGILVEASADFDRINHLIIGVGINVNTTADRWPDEVRNIATSLAVIGGRTYSRSDVLKAVLAHLEQWYEQSLKDQFALVHERWCAISCTLGRQVCIRQDRGDVEGVAEALLPEGGLLIRQADGTTTTVISGDIIRFGTAP; from the coding sequence ATGAATACAACAAAAGCAGATATACTGCAGCGGCTCCGTGCGGCCGGTGCTGAAAAAAAATGGCTGTCCAGCGAGGCTGTTTGCACGGAGCTGCATATCACCCGCGCGGCGGTGTCCAAGCATGTAAAATCGCTCAAGGACAAGGGGTATCTCATTCAGTCCGCTCCCCGTCGCGGCTATTTGTTTGTTGCTCCGCCGGATCGGTTGTTTCCTGCCGAAATCCGTCATGGATTAAACACAAAAATAGTGGGACAGCAGGAGATTCATTATTACGAGACGACTGAATCTACCAATAGTTGCGCCAAAGAAGCCGCCATTCACCAATGCCCCGAGGGTACGTTGTTTGTGGCTGAAACCCAGTCGAAGGGGCGAGGCAGAATGGGGCGTCACTGGTTTTCCGGAACGGGCACCGCTATCTGTTTCAGCGTCGTACTGCGCCCTGCGGTTTCGCCGGGCTTTGCATCTTTTATCCCCCTGATGGCGGCCGTGGCCGTGGCCGACGGAATCTTAGAGGCAACCGGCCTTCAGCTCGAGGTAAAATGGCCCAACGATTTGCTTTACGAAGGGAAAAAAGCGGTGGGGATTCTGGTGGAGGCCAGTGCCGATTTTGATCGGATTAATCATCTGATTATCGGTGTCGGAATCAATGTCAATACAACAGCGGACCGCTGGCCGGATGAGGTGCGGAATATTGCCACATCGCTGGCGGTCATCGGTGGCAGAACCTATAGCCGAAGCGATGTGCTCAAGGCTGTTCTCGCTCATCTGGAGCAATGGTATGAGCAGAGCCTGAAAGATCAGTTTGCGCTGGTTCATGAACGCTGGTGTGCGATTTCCTGCACGCTGGGACGTCAGGTCTGCATCCGACAGGATCGCGGCGATGTGGAGGGCGTCGCCGAAGCCCTGCTGCCTGAAGGCGGATTGCTGATTCGGCAGGCCGATGGTACGACGACCACGGTGATCTCCGGCGACATTATTCGTTTCGGTACCGCGCCGTAA